CACGCGGAGGATAACGAACACCACCCCAATTTGAGATCATATTTTGTGATTTCAAGATTTCCCTTAAGTCTTGAAATTCTTGCTCATTTAATTTAAAAGAAAAACCCTCACCAAATCGAGCTTCATTACGTTTCACCTGTTGATTTATTTTCCTTGTTTCAGTTTCATATATTTGAGCCAAATCCCTGTCAAGCATTACACGTTGATTACGGATTGTATATACCAAATCAACCATTTTGGAAGGGATTATTTCTGCTTTCCTATTTTTATTCATCGATTTTTACGCTAAGAAGGTTGTTATTAATTCTTTTATTTCGCAGTGCTTTTTCTTTTAGTTGCTGTTCAGATTCAGCTTTTATGCTTTGAAAAAGTTGGGAAAAATCAATGTCATCTTCTAAATCTGCCAATTTAACATAACACCCAACGGTACAGCCTTTTGGCGAATACCCACACTAAGATAGCAAATAAATACAAATTATCAACATAAGATTTTACGCTCAGGTACAGATGCGCCAGCCAATGGGCTGTACCGTATGTTATAAAAGCGCAGCCCCCGTTCCTGTGTTGAACACCA
The nucleotide sequence above comes from Bacteroidota bacterium. Encoded proteins:
- a CDS encoding ORF6N domain-containing protein, translating into MNKNRKAEIIPSKMVDLVYTIRNQRVMLDRDLAQIYETETRKINQQVKRNEARFGEGFSFKLNEQEFQDLREILKSQNMISNWGGVRYPPRAFTEKGIYMLATVLRSPMADEVAKHIINTFTETKKILAENKHLKKRIEQLEKEASAKNRVIKTLQLIAIELNKKS